The Aquila chrysaetos chrysaetos chromosome 25, bAquChr1.4, whole genome shotgun sequence genome includes the window AAATAATCCTCATTAGTGCTTTTTACTGTAAGTAGGGGTTACAAAACCAAGACGGATGATGTGAGTACGTCCTTTGTGACAGACAGATGGTTTGCTGTGGCATCACAGAAGAATGCCTAATCCCTGCTCTCTCcaaagacacagagaaagacTGCTGCAACACTAGTGCTGAGATAATCTTCAGGAGGAAGATTactaatatttaattaaaaccacaGAGAGCAGATGTTCTGACTCCCTGCCAGGAACACCAGCCTACCACCACCACTACTTATATAAATTAAACTGTAGCTTTAGCTTGGGGATTGGAGGGAGCAGCACATGCATGCAGGAGCACTGCCTGCAATTTGAGGGTACCTGTAATTTTGGCAGCAACTTCCAGCACTATGCTGAAGGTGCAGCCCTCGTTTGATAATGTAAAGCGGAGACTTGACTGAGCCCCTGTTTACTGCTGCTTCTTACAGGCACATTTGTGGATAGCCACAAATTCCAGCAGAGTTTAAGCtcaaattaaacacatttacatttctgaatTGTGCAGAAAACCTGAGGTCCAGCTGCAAATCACTGTTGTAAATATTAACAGCTATCAAAAACTGAGCGCTTTTTCCCCATCAGCACCAGAATGTGCATCTCCCCATTTCTCATTCTGCGGGCAACCCAGCCAAGCACCATGGGgagagcagcacccagcagggCCGCCATTGGGATGCCTCACAGCAGGGCCTGGGAAGAGGGCAGACTCATCAAATTAATTCTGAAGGCCTGGTGAAAGCCAGATGTGTGGTTCCCACTGCATGAAAATGTGTTGataatggttaaaaaaaatcaccacctGCTATCGTAGGGTACAGATAACAGTGGAATACTGTTACCAGTGTGATACATGAGCACAACTGAACAAGTCACAGGAGTAACTGGCTTTAAACTCACGTAAATACACAGCATCGTTTTGGACTAAAGGGGACCCAGTGGCATATGGCTGTATTATGCTATATATCCTCATGGAGAGTGTTCTGCTATATTAGGAACATAGTTAGGTTATACCATCTCAAGCTACACATTTCTCGTGCTTTTAAATAAGCCAGCTCTGGTACCCTGATGCAAGGGTGTACTTATTTTCAGGTTTAAGTCTGGGGCTTCTCTTCTCtataacattttcttaaaagaacaaTCAGTGACGATGAAAAAGTGTTTGATGAAATACTAAAGATGTATATTGAAATTAGATATTAGCCCAAACATGCTGCATCTTCTAGTTTTAGTTTTCCATTTAGATGTCACCTATTATATCCTTAACACGAGGagtttaattcacttttttgtttgaaaatattaaaatttaaatttaaaatggcaAGCTAGGGAATTGGTGACCTGCAAGTCTAGTATGTTATTCTTTCATTTAGTATGCTCAGcaatgcatatatattttatacaagAGCACTGAAGCTTACAAAGTTCCAGTATGCCTGTGTTAAATGAGATTCTATTTAGAAATTGCTGTTCTAGGGAACTGcagtttttgaaaggaaaaaggaaagcatacCCCAGACGATACTAACTTTCAGAGCAACTTTGTTCTGCATTCATTTGAAAATCCAGATGAAAAATTGCCTGTAAATCAATTAATCCTATGAACAATTTGTGCCTACATACTCTTATGACAGTCCCTTCTTATTAGGTAAATCCAGTTGGTCATAAACCTCACTTCAGCCATATGGTAGTTGCATATCACATACATGCATAAAACTTCCTGGAGCACCAGCGCATGACTTCCTATGGGAAGAGCAATAGTAGACATCATTTCTCTGTATTGTTTTAATTGCACAGCATTAAGTGCTGATGTTTTTAGCTCTGTCCACAAAGTAATTATACAAATTCCTGCAGGCCTCCCAGAGTGAGAGAATTTGTCTTTCTACTCACCAGTGACAGCTTGAATCTGGCTCTGGTTGCCAAACCCAGCTCCCTCATTGAGGTGGACAGGAGAAGCACCTGCTTACACCATGCCCGAGCTCAGCAGCGGCAGCAGGTAAGCGAGGCACCAACGGGGCAGGACAGCGAGCCGTGTACGGACAGCCCTGGCCACCAGCTACACTTTGTGCCAGCCTCTGCAGCTCCATGTTGAGCAGCACAGAGATAAAGGCAGCCCCGGGCCTCCCATTTCGGGTGGGAATGGTTCAGCTGAAGACACGCTGCGATGCCAAGtcagcagctggctgggaagGTCGCTAGCCCGGCAGCGTGCTGGCACTCTGGGCTGCGCAGCTCTGCGGGCAGCGCTCGCCCTGCGGTGGGCCGGGAGGCTGCAGTCCCCCCCGAGAGAAGCCGGAAGAGAAGGCAGGGGGGTTCCCTCTTGTGGGGCAGACGGCAGACCAAACCCTCTTCCCGGCAGGGAGGTGTGAGCAGACCTGCTCCGGCGGCTGCAAAGGCACCAGCGAAGGGCTGCCCTGGTCCCCGCCCGGCCACGGCAAGGACACCCCTGGGGCGGCGGATCCGCGCCGCCCGGCAAAGCGCTCCTGATGGCGCAGGCTGACGCTCCACCGCTGCCGCTGTGGGGAACAGGCGCCCGGGCAGCGCCTCGCCGAGGCGCCGGCCCGTACCTGCCGAGGGCAAAGTGCCCCGAGGCGCGGCCCGACGGCCGGTGCCCCGGGGTGGGGAGGAGCGTGTGTGAGGCCGGTGGTTTGGCCGGGCCccaagggagggagagagggccGCGCTTCGGCctcccgggcggcggcggcggcggcgggtcaGGGGTCAGCGCGGGCGGCGCCCAGGCCACGTGTGCAGCCGGCGCCCGGCGCGCGGCAGCGGCGCCACCTGTCGGGCGCGCGCCGGCCGCGGGAGCCCGCGGGGCCTGGGGCGGGGGACGGGCCCCGGCGGCGcccccggcggccccggccgTGGAGCCGCTCCGCCGGAGAGCGAGGGGGGCCCGCTCGCGGCAGTAGTCGCGTTTCCCGGGGAGGGAGGGCGCCGGCCGGCCGCGCCGGAGGGCGTTGTGGTAGCGCAGAGGCAGGTGGGCAACATGTGGGGGCGGATGGGGAGAGCGGCGGCGCTGCCCCGCTGAAAGAGGCCTGGCGGGCGGCTGAGCAGCCAGGCGGTAGCGTGGCCGAGTGGTCTAAGGCGCTGGATTTAGGCTCCAGTCATTTCGATGGCGTGGGTTCGAATCCCACCGCTGCCAAGTTATTTtgtccccgccgccgccgcggcggctcCTTTTCGCCGCCTGATCGGCGAGGCCACGTTGGCGGCGAGCGGGGTCGCCCGGAGAGTGTACGGCCTTCATCGGCCGGGCCGGGCACGGCGCCGCTCGGGAGGGCGGGGCGGGTTGACAGTCACACTCCTTAAAATTGAAGTAGAGAAAGTCGTGGTATGTTCTGAGGAAAGTGGCCTGTCTTTTGGcgtaaaaaaaaatctgatatagAAATTTTGGCAGTTCTGCCTTCCCGTGCTGTATCTGGGTTACTGCACCCACAGGCCCTGCACCTGGCCTTTGCTGCCCGCCCCGGACTGAGGCAACTGAGGTGAGGTCTAAGAGCCCTCACCTTCTCAAGAGTTCTCAAATCCATCCATGATTacacccccccacaccaccACCCTGGTTCCTGTAGATCTCCTGTCTCATCCCTAGTCCTGTCTCCTTTCCCAACCTCTCTCTTTATGCTCGCATACTGCTCTTGATTGTTCCCTCCCCATGTTACAGGCTGGAAAAGGTGCAGAGAGGAGATTTCTGTGATAAATCGCCAGCGTGAGTGGTGGATGGGAGGGAGTGGGGCCTTCCAGACCAGCCCGTTTTAGCTGAACAGTAATTCAAAAGCACATTGTTCACTTTAGCTACTGCAGGGATTTGCTCAGTACAGCTGCTATACTTAAGAAATGATGTGCAAAAACATAGTTGTACCTAAAGTTCAGCTGATAGGCAACTAAACTTTATTGTTAGTTTTTGTCCTTAATGACTACAGGAGGTAAACAAAGCAGTACAAAGATCAGTGCAACCCATAATGGCAGACTCCTCTACTGTGACATAAATGCACTTTAATGTAACTTAGTTAGTATCTTCCAATTTAACTAAAATACACAGGTTTGACTCGTGACAAAACATACCTGCATGTACCCCCTAGGCCTCTGAACTGGTGCCAGGTGCTTGCTGTTACAGATGGCTCTGCACCCCAGGGGTAGAGCAGGGAGCAGTTCTGGAACAGTATGCACAGAGGCACAGGACTGACTGCAGCAAAGTTTCAagtatgcttttattttcccgCATATGCAGTGATACAGCTAATTCACAAAAGAAGTTCACATGGCGTGAACTCTCTCTGTAGGGCTGGTATATGTTATTTACAGTAATTGGTTCTGTCCCTCCCTTTGCTTGTTCCTCAGTTCCCCAAGGTAGTGAGCCATAGCAGCAGCTGTGGTCAATCCTTCTTATTTTAGCCGTTTTTCTTCACCAGTGAAGCACTGCAGGCTGATTGTAGCTCTTGTTCTGCAGGTTCTCTTTTACTTCAGCAATCAGTTTGGAAAGTTGTTCTTTTGGTGTGAAACAGATGCAACAATCTCGACTCCAGTGTGTTTCAGTGATTTGGCCGTACTTGTTTACTGTATTTCTCAAGTACAGCTGCTGTTATGTTAcaatattgttttttaaatctaaaaataacTGCCTGCTTATTGCATTGGGGCCAGTAACTATTGTGGAGATTAGAATGATCCAGGTAGCAGTACTGTGACTGAATACGTGCAGTTTATATAAGTCAGtgttgtgtttctttaaaaaaatgcaaaactgagaGGCCAtcaaaacttaaagaaaaaaagatcaaactTAAACTAACAATTAAAGAAAGCAACACTTTGAGGAAGATGTGATGATTCTGGGCTTCTGGTCTTGTTTTAATGTAATGGTCCACGGAATCAGCAAATGCAAACTTCTCTGGGCTGTACCCCAGCTGACTCCGTGCCTTGTCTATTCGAAACGTATGAGTTATAGAAATGTTCTGTACCTATAGGGCAAGAGTTAACATACAAAGATATGAATACATAGGAAATTGGAACAAAGTCTGTAAACggtagcaaaataaaaaaaaccaacacaacatTACATCAATGTTCTATTCACAgtcacattatttttaaaattgttcacTCAAAAGGAGAACCTTGAAAGCCCAAAGAGGCAGTAAAAGCTGCAAAGCAGAATCTTCTAGTCTTGAAAACATCCACAAAAAATGTTCTGCACTCTCGTTTATGTACCTAAGGAGGCAGATAAAAGCCATCTCTTGGGTGCATAAGTATCATCAGAAATTAGGGCACAACTGACCAGCCAAAGCCATACAGGATACTGAGCCttggagggaaggagctgaaTCAGCCTCTCTCAGATTGCAAGCATAAGCTCTTATCTTTTCAAAGATCATGGTAACAAGCATAATATATTGCCTAAAATGTACATGATGCATACATGTGCCGTGGAAACTGGAGGCTGAGGTAGTACTGGGTGGATTTTACTTTCTACtgacttaattttaaattgtacCTCAGTATTAACATGTATGCATGCATCCTGTGAGAATTAAGGGGAGTTTACaaacaaagactttttaccTCATTTCTGGTCAGCAGTGGGGACAGTTCAACAAATGGCTTCAGCATCAGATGAAGGTATTCCATTATCATGGCTGCATAACAAAAGATTTCTACTTGAGGTAAGAATAGTAAATTGCTATGCTATTATGATTTTGGTGTATCTCACACTGTGTATGATAATGAAAGATAACCACGTACCTAAGAGCTCAGGGCACTATTGCTAACATCAACAGGACTACTTGCTCACAAGGGGTTGGATTTAATCTTAATACTTCAGGCAGCCTGAATTAGGGTGCTTGTGTGAAAAGGGTTTGGAGGGTTGGTGACAGATCTAGTGAAAAGATCATGAGgcttcataaaaaaaatggtAACAAAATACTCCAAGTTGGATTCTGTCTTAGCTGCACATGGGGGTTCATTCTGGAGAAAGCATGGGATACAGGGGAACAAGAAATTTACCCATGCTGCAAAGCAGATACTCTTCAGCGTATTTCATGAAGTCATGgatttttacatttatcttttttatatttataccaTTAACTCCACAAAGTTATACATCTGTTAAGTCCTACATAAAACCTGTTTTTGTGGGAATTAAATAAGAGATAATTCTGGTTTCAACACACTGCACAGAGCTGAACTTCACCCCTAACTGCTGCTCACTAGATGAGCCCATagtgtattatttttatacatgaaaatgaaaattgtgggcaaattaaaaataaccaatATTATATTACAATCAGGAATGAGAGTAATGTGGACAGGAAAGAGAAGtgttgataaaatatttttacctgaTGCATAAACTAAGGAAGTAGGAATACGTATCCGTGGTTTACTGCAACCTAatctttcaaactgaaagatttaagaaacagtgaaaaaaacagaaacctcAAACAAGTTTTAAAGTTTCAATACAGAAGATATTTGTGGAAATATTTactgataaaacagaaaaattcatcATTGCTGTTACTATTCgagttttcattttccagggGATTCCAGTTAAATGTCACATGCAGACACTATGTAATTTTCAAGTGGCAGtctttaaaaaagggaaaaaaaagtttataacAATTGATCGAAATGTCATGGTGTGCTGATACCTAATTTAACATTGTGACATATTTACGTTTTTGAGCCCAGCATTAACAATAAAATgatcttttgaaaagaaagtaaattacaGATTAATAATTAGGATTTATATTTTTTGCCCACCCAAAATAGCCACCGTTAACAGATGCGCGCCCAAGAAATTAAGGTAATGGCAACTCGAAAGAGGATACTGGTTTAGATGGTCCTTTGGCTTGGTGAAGACAGTTGCTTTAATGTAGTATTTTAGGTAGGCTTTGTTACAGCACTAATCACGCTGAACTTCAAGCAGGAATTAAACCCACATTCAGAACAGAACTCTTGCACCCAAAGCAAACATACCAAATGTAACATGCACACAAAAGCTGGAGTTGTATACAGTCAAAGAAATGAATGTATTTGGAGATAAAGTATATATTGCACATACAAGTGGAGTTAACCATTCAAAAAGGTTGAATTTTTCGCCATCATTAATGAAATACACCTGGCCACTCTGTTAAAGAGGTAGAGAAGAGGCGAGTTAGTAAAAATAACACTGCATATATAttgacttcattttctttatctcaCTCCTTACGAAtagcttaaaaatattacagcaatATAAAATATGCATGGATGTACATACAAGTCAACAAACTCTCTACATGTGTTTCAATCATTTGCACTAACATGTGCAATGAAATTGGTGGACAAGTGGTTTATGTGATTAACATGCCTTGgtataaattatttctaatagATGTGCCTATACAGAATGGCTACACTGACTATACAGAGATTACCAAATGCACTGAAAGTGGTGCCATTTCTAACTTGTGCTGCTAACACATATTCACCAAATGGTGGGACATGTTTTGCTCTCGGTCTAGCGAAGACTCATTGAAATCCATAAGACTCCATCTGTGTAACCAAGGCATAAGTTAcctctttcccttttgcttttagAGTTTTAGAAAAAGTAGTTTAATCtactttgaaaatctttctAACACACTTTAAGGGTAGTGCTTCTAGGTCAATTAAAAAACTGTGTTTACAAGGAGCAAAACAGTTGcaactattttttaaatcaatgaaCCCaaatgaaatgtgcttttatttgCGTATGGTATGGGAAGAACCGATTATCATAGTTTAGAACATTAAGTCTGCATCTATAtacaggggaacaggggatgaATCTGCCTGAACTTCCAATTTCATTTCTGACAtagcaaacattttttgttcATCTTCCAGAAATGGCAAATATTACattacaaaaatgcaaaggTAGAGATATTCTTACAGAACTGAATATTCCAACTCTTAACACACTGCACAGCCAATGCTGCCAGGTCCCACACTGTTCATAGCACATTTGTCAACTAAAAACACAGACAATAACATAAGCTAAAGGACAGTAACACAAACAGTAATTACTGCTACTACAGTAGTTACTATAGTACAGGATACAGTGGCAGAATTCACTGTCAGATGaaaactgtgctgcttttattGTTTACTTACAGCTATGTAGTTCTTTTCAGGGGTGAGAGCTTCAGCAGCTAGGATTTGAGCTTGTACAAGATTCTCTGCATGCACCCAGTTCATTTTAGCAGAAGGATCTCCAAACTTGAAGCTAAGTAGCCCTCTCTCAATATTCTTCTATGGACATAAACAAACatgaaaccaaagcaaaatggGTTTTAAAATGAGGTACAGTGTACTTTCTTGTCCAGCTAAATGTAGGTTTGtctctacttaaaaaaaatacatgaatcaATTAAAAAGAATCAAGAGAAGTGCAGAAAGCTCTAAAAATATTGCTCATGAGGAAGGATCGAAGAACGTATTGAACACAATATGTCCtgaatttacaaaaaatacaagTCTGTTCTAAGGATAAGTAAAATATTGTATAGAAGGGTAAGATACAGTTCTGAATGGATCAAAAGTATTCACAAAATTGGATCAAATTTAACAAATAGCTTTGgctgggaaaaaatggaaggtaATGCTAGGtgttacatttttcattcaaCAGGTACATTTtagaaactgcaaaatgtgacGGTTGCATAATGCCTTAAAATGGGCTCATAACAAATAATCTTAAATGGAAGtttaaaaagactgtatttttttcaggggCTAAAGCAAACATCTCAGGTTTAACTAAAATGACATTTGccattcttaaaaattattttatttagaagatGATAAAGTATATTTTGGCTGACTTCAATATAATTCCCTGCCTcagccacaaaacaaaaatatgtattacgTGGTAAGCTTGAATCTATTTGTTCCTCAAAGCTGTGTGTAACTTTATATTGTactgatgcttttaaaataactgactCATATAATTTTACAGGGATCATATTCTAAACACTGTACTAGTCCTACAGCAAGTGAAAAAGGGTAAAACATGAGCACCTCAGCTGTTTGCCCTTCAGTAACCTACTGTACCAGAAGGTGCTTCCCACTCCTTCATTTGTTCCATTGCATAGTGAAAGCTGTTGAGACTGGAAATAAGATATTTTGCTGtatcttttttcattaatattttaaaccaTTTGGTGTAAGTTGCATGCAAACAGACATTTGAAATATCATAGATTGGCCTGAATCTTATAATTATAGTAAGCATTAAATTATAAAGCTGGACCTAcatgtgtttgtattttaaaaaaaggcttttttaatgTACTGTACATTC containing:
- the LOC115335743 gene encoding putative short-chain dehydrogenase/reductase family 42E member 2 isoform X2, producing MRAVVTGGGGYFGYKLGCALANAGASVVLYDIHKPIWEIPNGVVCIQLHREEIETVNIHGTRFIIDACKQRNIARLIYTSTVNVVFGGLPIEDGDEETVPYFPIEKHVDHYSRTKSIAEQMVLAANGTPLAGGGILYTCVLRPPGIYGPQEQRHLPRLAKNIERGLLSFKFGDPSAKMNWVHAENLVQAQILAAEALTPEKNYIASGQVYFINDGEKFNLFEWLTPLFERLGCSKPRIRIPTSLVYASAMIMEYLHLMLKPFVELSPLLTRNEVQNISITHTFRIDKARSQLGYSPEKFAFADSVDHYIKTRPEAQNHHIFLKVLLSLIVSLSLIFFSLSFDGLSVLHFFKETQH